The following coding sequences lie in one bacterium genomic window:
- the rpsD gene encoding 30S ribosomal protein S4: protein MARYTDAKCKLCRREGMKLFLKGERCFSASCAIERRPYAPGEHGRRRGRKPSDYKLQLREKQKVRSIYGVLERQFRLYFAEANRRQGATGENLFNLLEKRLDSVVYRMGFAPSRGAARQLIRHKHVLVGGAVCDIPSRQVRVGETIAIRPKSQNIPQIVDSIKDNAKRDRLPFVEADVKKLEGRLLSEPQLSDLPIPIQENLIVELYSK, encoded by the coding sequence ATGGCCAGGTATACCGACGCAAAGTGCAAACTTTGCCGCCGTGAGGGGATGAAGCTCTTTCTCAAAGGCGAGCGCTGTTTCAGCGCCTCGTGCGCCATCGAGCGCCGGCCGTATGCGCCGGGCGAGCATGGCCGTCGCCGTGGGCGTAAACCCTCGGACTACAAGCTTCAGCTCCGTGAGAAGCAGAAGGTCCGTTCGATTTATGGCGTCCTGGAACGGCAGTTCCGCCTGTACTTCGCGGAAGCGAACCGGCGGCAAGGCGCGACGGGTGAGAACCTGTTCAATCTCCTCGAGAAGCGCCTCGACAGTGTCGTTTACCGGATGGGCTTCGCGCCCAGCCGTGGGGCCGCGCGCCAGTTGATCCGGCACAAGCACGTGCTGGTCGGCGGCGCCGTTTGCGACATCCCCAGCCGCCAGGTGCGGGTGGGCGAGACGATCGCGATCCGCCCCAAGAGCCAGAACATCCCGCAGATCGTCGACTCCATCAAGGACAACGCCAAGCGTGACCGGCTGCCCTTCGTCGAGGCGGACGTGAAGAAGCTGGAGGGTCGGCTGCTGTCCGAGCCCCAGCTCAGCGACCTGCCCATCCCGATCCAGGAGAACCTGATCGTGGAGCTCTACTCGAAGTAA
- the rpsK gene encoding 30S ribosomal protein S11 — MSTAKDKRGKARKAKKKLDSVGVAHVKSSFNNTIITMTDLQGNVITWSSGGHQGRYKGSRKSTAFAAQLAARFCAQEVIGQGMRKVEVWVKGPGSGREAAVRSLKAEGLEVTRIKDCTAIPHNGCRPKKRRRL; from the coding sequence GTGTCGACTGCCAAGGACAAGCGGGGCAAGGCGCGCAAGGCCAAGAAGAAGCTGGACTCCGTCGGCGTGGCCCACGTGAAGTCTAGCTTCAACAACACCATCATCACCATGACCGACCTGCAGGGCAACGTCATTACGTGGTCCAGCGGCGGGCACCAGGGCCGGTACAAGGGAAGTCGCAAGTCGACCGCCTTTGCCGCCCAGCTGGCCGCGCGCTTCTGCGCCCAGGAGGTCATCGGCCAGGGCATGCGCAAGGTCGAGGTGTGGGTGAAGGGACCGGGTTCCGGCCGCGAGGCCGCGGTCCGCAGCCTGAAGGCCGAAGGCCTCGAAGTGACCCGGATCAAGGACTGCACCGCGATCCCGCATAACGGCTGCCGGCCCAAGAAGCGCCGTCGGCTGTAG
- the rpsM gene encoding 30S ribosomal protein S13: MARIAGVDIPANKRIRTSLTYIYGVGDHRAVEICQKAKIDPEVKTRDLTEEQTRSIIGILDKEYQVEGTLRTEHAMNIQRLMDIGSYRGLRHRRKLPCRGQNTKNNARTRKGPKSRPGAKKK; the protein is encoded by the coding sequence GTGGCACGCATCGCCGGTGTTGATATTCCTGCGAACAAGAGGATCCGGACGTCGCTGACGTACATCTACGGTGTCGGTGACCACCGCGCCGTGGAGATCTGTCAGAAGGCGAAGATCGACCCTGAGGTCAAGACGCGTGATCTGACGGAAGAACAGACCCGTTCGATCATCGGTATCCTGGACAAGGAATATCAGGTGGAAGGTACCCTGCGTACCGAGCACGCGATGAACATCCAGCGTCTGATGGACATCGGCAGCTATCGTGGTCTGCGGCACCGGCGCAAGCTGCCTTGCCGGGGCCAGAACACGAAGAACAATGCCCGGACCCGCAAGGGACCCAAGTCCCGTCCCGGCGCCAAGAAGAAGTGA
- the rpmJ gene encoding 50S ribosomal protein L36 has protein sequence MKVRSSVKKICPKCKVIRRKGVVRVICITRRHNQRQG, from the coding sequence ATGAAGGTGCGCAGTTCGGTCAAGAAGATCTGCCCGAAGTGCAAGGTGATCCGGCGCAAGGGCGTCGTGCGCGTGATCTGCATCACGCGCCGGCACAACCAGCGCCAGGGTTAA
- the infA gene encoding translation initiation factor IF-1, with product MAKEEGISVEGTVVEALPNAMFRVELENQHVVLAHVSGKMRMHFIRILPGDKVTVELSPYDLTRGRITYRYK from the coding sequence ATGGCCAAGGAAGAAGGCATCAGCGTCGAGGGGACGGTCGTCGAGGCCCTGCCCAACGCCATGTTCCGCGTCGAGCTGGAGAACCAGCACGTGGTCCTGGCCCATGTCTCGGGCAAGATGCGGATGCACTTCATCCGTATCCTGCCGGGCGACAAGGTGACGGTGGAGTTGTCGCCTTACGATCTGACACGTGGCCGCATCACGTATCGGTACAAGTAG
- the map gene encoding type I methionyl aminopeptidase produces the protein MSRGALRMELKSADQVDKMQASAEILASVFLGIRQLVTPGVTTAELDEAIEARIREAGCIPSFKGYHGFPASACISVNEEVVHGIPSSRALVEGDIVGIDIGLIHDGWHADSAETIPVGRVSDEAARLIDVTRECLARGIAAIAPGRRISAIGIEVEKHARANGFSVVESLVGHGIGKNLHEDPQVPNFRCFTMPDPVMEVGLVLAIEPMINAGTKRVVTARDEWTIVTADRRLSAHFEHTVAVTADGPRILTRRGDGPAAF, from the coding sequence ATGTCGCGGGGTGCGTTGCGCATGGAGTTGAAGTCAGCCGATCAGGTTGACAAGATGCAGGCCAGCGCCGAGATTTTGGCTTCTGTCTTTCTCGGGATCCGCCAGCTGGTGACGCCGGGTGTCACCACCGCAGAACTCGACGAGGCCATCGAAGCCAGGATCCGGGAAGCCGGCTGTATCCCGAGTTTCAAGGGATACCACGGGTTCCCTGCCTCTGCCTGCATCTCGGTAAACGAGGAAGTGGTGCACGGCATCCCTTCGTCGCGGGCCCTGGTCGAAGGCGACATCGTCGGCATCGACATCGGGTTGATCCACGACGGCTGGCACGCCGACTCCGCCGAGACGATCCCGGTCGGCCGGGTGAGTGACGAGGCGGCACGGCTGATCGACGTGACCCGTGAGTGCCTGGCGCGCGGCATCGCCGCGATCGCCCCGGGCCGACGGATCTCGGCGATCGGCATCGAAGTCGAGAAACATGCCCGCGCCAACGGCTTCTCCGTCGTGGAGTCGCTGGTCGGGCACGGAATCGGGAAGAACCTGCACGAAGACCCGCAGGTGCCCAACTTCCGGTGCTTTACGATGCCCGACCCGGTGATGGAGGTCGGGCTGGTCCTGGCGATCGAGCCGATGATCAACGCCGGGACCAAGCGGGTCGTTACGGCCCGCGACGAGTGGACCATCGTGACAGCGGACCGCCGTCTGTCGGCCCACTTCGAGCACACGGTGGCCGTCACGGCGGACGGCCCGCGGATACTGACGCGGCGGGGCGATGGCCCGGCAGCGTTCTGA